From the genome of Thiovibrio frasassiensis:
CAATGGATTATTGAGATAGCCGCCGCTCAAATCCCAGAGGGTGTCTCCTTTTTGTACCGCATGGGTGGTTGTATTTTCCGCCCAAATTTCCCCGGCGCCAAAAACTCCGCAGACAGAGGCGAGAATAAACGTCGATGCAATAATTTTTTTCATGGAATACTCCTTTCGAACCGGACACACATTAAAAACGGAAAAAGCTGCTGCACAGGCACAGGCCAGTACTATCATCTACGCAAGGTTTCTGAAAATTGTCAAGGCGATGCTGCGCTGCCCTTTATTTTAAAACGATGGGCGCTACACCCTATTCAAGCCCGGCGGGGTAAAAAATCGCAGACGCAGGGCATTGGAAACTACGGAAACCGAACTCATCGCCATGGCCCCGCCGGCGATCATGGGGTTCAAGGTCGGGCCGCCGAAGAGATGCAGAACCCCCGCAGCCACCGGAATACCGATGATATTATAAATAAAGGCCCAGAAAAGATTCTGCTTGATATTGCGCATGGTGGCGCGGCTCAAGGAGAGCGCGGCAAGCAGACCGGAAAGATGGCCCTTCATCAGGACAATATCACCGGACTCAATGGCGACGTCGATGCCGGTACCCATGGCAATACCGACATCGGCTTTGGTCAGGGCCGGGGCATCATTGATGCCGTCACCCACCATGGCAACCCGAAAACCCTCGGCCTGCAAAGCCGCTATTCTTTCCACCTTTTGATCCGGCAAAACCTGGGCAAAGACCTCGCTGATCCCCGCCTGGGAGGCGATGGCCCGGGCGGTATTTTCATTATCTCCGGTAAGCATGAAGATCTTGATCCCCATGCGTTGCAAAGCGTTGATGATCGCCGGCACCTCGGGTTTGAGCCGATCGGCGATGGCCAGAAGCGCGAGAAGCTTGCCATCCGCAGCACAGTAAAGCGCGGTCTTGCCTGCACCGGCATAGCCATGGGCGATTTGCTCAACCGCCACCCCCAACCCGGCAACCTTGTGCTCCAGCATGAATTCATGGTTGCCAAGCATTACCTGCTGGCCCCGCACTGTGGCTCGAATCCCCCGGCCGGGAACGGCCTCAAAATCAGCCGGCTCTGCCAAAGTCAGCCCCTTTTCTCTCGCTGAGTTGACAAGAGCCTCGGCCAGAGGGTGTTCCGAACCGCTCTCGGCACTGGCGACCAAAGAAAGGATCTGGTTGGCATCCATCTCCGTGGAGATCGCCTGCAGGTCGGTCAATTCCGGGCGGCCATGGGTCAGGGTTCCGGTCTTGTCAAAAACAACCGCGTCGATCTTCTGCGCCATCTCCAATGCCTCGCCGCTTTTCACCAATACTCCCAATTGGGCCCCGCGCCCGGTCCCAACCATAATCGAGGTCGGGGTGGCCAAACCCATGGCGCAGGGGCAGGCAATAACCAGCACGGCGATAAAGATCCGCAGGGCAAAAGAGAACTCGGCCTGACCGATGAAATACCAGGAAAGCCCCGCGAGAATGGCAAGGGCAATAACGGTGGGGACAAAATAGAGGCTGATGCGGTCCGCCAGATTGGCAATGGGCGCCTTGGAGCCCTGGGCCTCGCGGACCATGGCGATGATCCGGGCCAGCACTGTGTCCTGCCCCACCTTCTCGGCCCGCATCTGCAAGAGACCGTTCTTGTTCAGGGTGGCGCCCACCACCGAATCACCAACATCCTTGGACACCGGCAGGGATTCCCCGGTGAGCATGGACTCATCCACACTGGAGCGGCCCTTGACCACCAAGCCGTCTACGGGAATGCGCTCCCCCGGCTTGACCAGCAGGATATCACCCTGCTCGATCTCCGTAACGGGAATCTTTTTAGGCTCATCAGTTCCGGGCACCACCAAGGTGGCCTCCTCCGGGCTCAGGGCCATGAGTTGACGGATGGCGTCCGAGGTGCGTACCTTGGAACGGGTTTCCAGATACTTGCCCAGAGAAACCAGGGCGATGAGCACCCCGGCCGACTCAAAGTAGAGATCCATGACCCGGAGCATGGGGTCGATGCCCAGACCGATCTCGATCAGGTTCCAGGTGCTGTAGACAAAGGCGGCACCGGTACCGATGGCGATGAGCGAATCCATGTTGGGCGCCCCGCGCCACAAAGCCGGGAAACCGAGTTGATAAAAATTGCGGCCCGACCAGATAATCGGCAGCACCAGAAGAAACTGGACAAAAGCAAAGGTGAAAGGCGCCTGATGGGGGGCCAAGAACGCAGGCAACGGCAGGCCGACCATCTCGCCCATGGAAAGAACCAGCAGCAAGACAGCAAAGATGAAGGCCGGAT
Proteins encoded in this window:
- a CDS encoding heavy metal translocating P-type ATPase, which produces MASSIEKQRFSIRGMHCASCSSRIEKVLSGTEGIRRVAVNLAAESMDLEWESSRLSLADIAGIVKGLGFELVLPEKEVRLALAIAGMTCASCSARIEKVVGGMAGVRSMQVNLASESATVVFDPEVVSQRQIREGIERLGFKAQVAGLSGNSDFERQQEEALARLSAMASRLYPAFIFAVLLLVLSMGEMVGLPLPAFLAPHQAPFTFAFVQFLLVLPIIWSGRNFYQLGFPALWRGAPNMDSLIAIGTGAAFVYSTWNLIEIGLGIDPMLRVMDLYFESAGVLIALVSLGKYLETRSKVRTSDAIRQLMALSPEEATLVVPGTDEPKKIPVTEIEQGDILLVKPGERIPVDGLVVKGRSSVDESMLTGESLPVSKDVGDSVVGATLNKNGLLQMRAEKVGQDTVLARIIAMVREAQGSKAPIANLADRISLYFVPTVIALAILAGLSWYFIGQAEFSFALRIFIAVLVIACPCAMGLATPTSIMVGTGRGAQLGVLVKSGEALEMAQKIDAVVFDKTGTLTHGRPELTDLQAISTEMDANQILSLVASAESGSEHPLAEALVNSAREKGLTLAEPADFEAVPGRGIRATVRGQQVMLGNHEFMLEHKVAGLGVAVEQIAHGYAGAGKTALYCAADGKLLALLAIADRLKPEVPAIINALQRMGIKIFMLTGDNENTARAIASQAGISEVFAQVLPDQKVERIAALQAEGFRVAMVGDGINDAPALTKADVGIAMGTGIDVAIESGDIVLMKGHLSGLLAALSLSRATMRNIKQNLFWAFIYNIIGIPVAAGVLHLFGGPTLNPMIAGGAMAMSSVSVVSNALRLRFFTPPGLNRV